The proteins below are encoded in one region of Acidobacteriota bacterium:
- the hrcA gene encoding heat-inducible transcription repressor HrcA, protein MSKKASDFIFDERSRDILLAIVKLHIATGEAVGSRTLSKNSKQTLSAATIRNIMADLEEAGYLSQPHPSAGRIPTDKGYRYYVDNLIRGARVSRLDEEFIHRSLLTDPELTRENLLERTSHLLSQISHHVGIVLSPRFSQDIIQHIEFIRLSEGRILVIVVSRTGIVHDCVVRLDEDLSQDELNRTSRYLSENFKNCSLGAIREELLVRMTEEKALYDRLLKNAILLCTQTIDHDAEQADVYVDGTVNMLNQPDFVDLDRMRALFRMFEEKGRLVKILNKCLAMVPDGGIAIQIGAENQLPGMRDCTIITSPYSFSNQVIGGISIVGPTRMHYTRVISIVSYVSQLFNQLLNEEGPFEIRQDGSIHLIDQKLKPTPFALPIPE, encoded by the coding sequence ATGAGCAAGAAAGCGTCTGATTTTATTTTTGATGAGCGAAGTCGTGACATTTTGTTGGCGATTGTGAAGCTCCATATTGCCACTGGTGAAGCGGTTGGTTCCCGCACGCTTTCAAAAAATTCCAAACAGACTCTGAGCGCGGCCACCATTCGCAACATCATGGCGGACCTGGAAGAGGCTGGATATTTATCTCAGCCACACCCGTCAGCCGGTCGGATCCCGACTGATAAAGGCTATCGCTATTATGTTGACAATTTGATCCGTGGCGCCCGGGTTTCGCGATTGGATGAGGAATTTATTCACCGGTCACTTTTGACGGATCCTGAATTAACCCGTGAGAACCTGCTGGAACGAACTTCGCATCTGTTGTCGCAAATCTCGCACCATGTGGGCATTGTCCTTTCCCCCAGGTTTTCACAGGATATTATTCAGCATATTGAGTTTATTCGATTGTCAGAAGGACGGATTCTGGTTATCGTCGTCTCCCGCACCGGGATTGTCCACGATTGTGTGGTTCGCCTGGACGAAGACTTATCGCAGGACGAACTCAATCGCACCTCACGATATTTGTCAGAAAATTTCAAAAATTGCAGCCTTGGCGCCATCCGCGAAGAGCTTCTGGTCCGCATGACCGAAGAAAAAGCCCTCTATGACCGCCTGTTAAAAAACGCGATTTTGTTGTGCACCCAGACCATTGACCACGATGCCGAGCAGGCGGACGTGTATGTTGATGGGACGGTGAACATGTTGAATCAGCCTGATTTTGTTGATCTTGATCGAATGCGGGCTCTGTTCCGAATGTTTGAAGAAAAAGGGCGACTGGTGAAAATTTTGAACAAATGCCTGGCGATGGTGCCTGACGGTGGAATTGCCATCCAAATCGGGGCTGAAAACCAGCTTCCAGGCATGCGTGACTGCACCATCATTACCTCACCCTACTCATTTAGCAATCAGGTCATTGGCGGAATCAGCATCGTGGGGCCAACCCGGATGCATTACACCCGCGTCATCAGCATTGTAAGCTACGTGTCTCAACTGTTTAATCAATTGCTGAATGAGGAGGGGCCGTTTGAAATTCGCCAGGATGGGTCAATTCACCTGATTGACCAGAAATTGAAGCCGACACCGTTTGCCCTTCCGATTCCGGAATGA
- the grpE gene encoding nucleotide exchange factor GrpE, with protein MTNIPVHFESSKQKEEPAPQMPETIQPESGVTEIESQPEVVAVQTPEVSAAQPVVAEPEPAEVVAPEPPKGLEPVEPQPEPPVDPPAAPPVEAKPQSSGGLTMEETVQLLTDLATLQENLAHAEQQTLLARKHVEIVQEQLAKVNEEKNSWHEQLLRQRAEFENFRKRVEREKQELRLNSRVDVIRSMLEVLDNLERALTIGQSDSGNLEAFLEGVQLIQKQLFGSLTNFGLTPVKAVGEMFDPSIHEAVATQVSEDLEPNTIVDELQRGYQLGDRLIRPARVRVAIRG; from the coding sequence GTGACGAATATTCCCGTTCATTTCGAGTCATCAAAGCAAAAAGAAGAACCTGCGCCCCAGATGCCGGAAACGATACAACCGGAATCTGGTGTCACGGAAATCGAATCTCAGCCGGAGGTTGTTGCGGTGCAAACCCCAGAAGTTTCAGCGGCTCAGCCAGTCGTGGCTGAGCCGGAGCCTGCCGAAGTTGTTGCCCCTGAACCACCCAAAGGGCTGGAGCCGGTTGAACCCCAACCAGAACCACCGGTTGACCCGCCGGCGGCACCACCGGTTGAGGCGAAACCTCAGTCAAGTGGTGGTCTCACAATGGAGGAAACCGTTCAGTTGCTCACTGATCTGGCAACTTTACAGGAAAATCTGGCCCACGCTGAACAGCAAACACTTTTGGCTCGCAAACACGTTGAAATCGTGCAAGAGCAGCTTGCCAAGGTCAATGAAGAAAAGAATTCCTGGCACGAGCAGTTGCTGCGTCAGCGGGCTGAATTTGAAAACTTCCGCAAACGGGTTGAACGTGAAAAGCAGGAGTTGCGGCTGAATTCCAGAGTAGATGTGATCAGAAGCATGCTGGAGGTTTTAGATAACCTTGAGCGGGCACTCACCATCGGGCAATCGGATTCAGGCAACCTGGAAGCCTTTTTGGAAGGTGTCCAACTGATCCAAAAACAATTGTTTGGCTCCCTGACCAACTTTGGCTTGACGCCAGTCAAAGCCGTTGGCGAAATGTTTGATCCGTCCATCCACGAGGCGGTGGCAACTCAAGTATCAGAGGACCTGGAGCCAAACACCATTGTTGACGAACTGCAGCGAGGGTACCAGCTTGGCGACCGATTAATCCGTCCCGCCCGGGTCCGAGTCGCGATTCGGGGCTAA
- the dnaK gene encoding molecular chaperone DnaK, translating into MGKVIGIDLGTTNCCVAVMEGGTTQIIPNKEGGRTTPSVVGFTDKGERLVGQIAKRQAITNAANTVYAVKRLIGRKFNSPEVQRARESSPYEISEAPNGDARVRVQGRDYSPPEISAIILQRLKASAEDFLGEEIEEAIITVPAYFDDFQRQATKDAGKIAGLNVQRIINEPTAAALAYGLGKTQSERIAVYDLGGGTFDISILEMNDGVFEVLSTCGDSFLGGEDFDQRIIDWLIEEFKKQTAIDLRADRLALQRLKEAAERAKCEVSTSLEANINLPFIAADATGPKHLNINLTRAKFEELVSDLVEKTVEPCQKALWDARLKPEDIDQVLLVGGQTRSPIIHECVRKIFNKDASTAINPDEVVAIGASIQGAVLTGEVKELVLLDVIPLSLGIEVRGGLFQKVVERNSTIPIRKGLTFTTVADNQNSVEVHILQGEREIVAGNRSLGRFELVGVPPAPRGIPQIEVVFEINADGIVQVSARDKMTGLEQAMRVTPSSGLSASEIYDLINEAQINAEADRRTKELLLLRSRLEGLMQNTQRSFSEFGWMLSANDQEMVRDTLLQAKDGLSSQDPLLIRQLLEALEHAAKVITDAMFSPAASGQEPGPSSEADAGESGTKLLTE; encoded by the coding sequence ATGGGGAAGGTCATTGGCATTGACTTGGGTACGACCAACTGTTGTGTGGCTGTCATGGAGGGGGGAACGACGCAAATCATTCCCAATAAAGAAGGTGGCCGTACAACTCCGTCCGTCGTCGGGTTTACAGACAAGGGGGAACGACTCGTAGGGCAGATTGCCAAGCGCCAGGCAATTACCAATGCCGCCAATACTGTCTATGCAGTGAAACGCTTAATTGGGCGCAAATTTAACTCCCCTGAAGTCCAGCGGGCACGGGAAAGCAGTCCGTATGAAATTTCCGAAGCCCCAAATGGCGATGCCCGGGTCCGTGTCCAGGGACGTGACTATAGTCCACCTGAAATTTCAGCCATCATTTTGCAGCGACTCAAGGCTTCGGCTGAAGATTTTCTCGGTGAAGAAATTGAGGAAGCCATCATCACCGTCCCGGCCTACTTTGATGATTTCCAGCGCCAGGCGACTAAAGATGCTGGAAAAATTGCCGGATTGAATGTCCAGCGGATTATCAACGAACCAACGGCTGCCGCACTGGCCTATGGTTTGGGGAAGACCCAATCGGAACGCATCGCCGTCTATGACCTGGGTGGCGGCACGTTCGATATCTCAATTTTGGAAATGAACGATGGTGTTTTCGAAGTTCTTTCCACCTGCGGTGACTCGTTCCTCGGTGGCGAAGACTTTGACCAACGGATCATTGACTGGCTGATTGAGGAGTTTAAAAAACAGACCGCCATTGACCTGCGGGCTGACCGGTTGGCGCTTCAGCGGTTGAAAGAAGCCGCCGAACGAGCCAAGTGCGAAGTTTCCACCTCGCTGGAGGCCAATATCAATCTGCCGTTTATTGCGGCTGACGCCACTGGCCCCAAGCATCTTAATATCAATCTGACCCGCGCCAAATTTGAAGAACTGGTTTCGGATCTGGTTGAAAAAACAGTTGAACCCTGCCAGAAAGCCCTGTGGGATGCCCGTTTGAAACCCGAAGACATTGATCAGGTGCTTCTGGTTGGAGGGCAAACCCGTTCCCCCATCATCCACGAGTGTGTTCGCAAAATCTTTAATAAAGATGCTTCAACCGCCATCAACCCGGATGAAGTCGTGGCGATTGGTGCTTCGATTCAGGGTGCGGTGCTGACGGGTGAAGTAAAGGAACTGGTTCTGCTGGACGTGATTCCGCTCTCGCTCGGGATTGAAGTTCGCGGTGGACTGTTTCAGAAAGTTGTGGAACGCAACTCAACCATTCCAATTCGCAAAGGGTTGACCTTCACCACCGTTGCTGATAACCAAAACTCAGTCGAAGTCCATATTTTGCAGGGGGAACGCGAAATTGTCGCCGGCAATCGCTCGCTTGGACGATTTGAGCTGGTTGGGGTTCCGCCGGCACCGCGGGGTATTCCACAGATTGAAGTTGTGTTTGAAATCAATGCCGATGGGATTGTCCAGGTTTCAGCTCGCGACAAAATGACCGGGCTTGAACAGGCAATGCGTGTCACTCCTTCGTCGGGTCTGTCAGCCTCGGAAATTTATGATCTGATCAATGAGGCTCAGATCAATGCCGAAGCTGACCGCCGCACCAAAGAATTGCTCCTGCTCAGGAGCCGCCTCGAAGGGTTGATGCAAAATACTCAGCGGTCATTTAGTGAATTTGGCTGGATGTTGTCAGCTAATGATCAAGAAATGGTTCGTGACACGCTGCTGCAAGCCAAAGATGGGCTCTCGTCCCAGGATCCGCTCTTAATCCGTCAACTCCTTGAAGCCCTTGAACATGCGGCGAAGGTGATTACCGATGCCATGTTTAGCCCGGCGGCTTCTGGGCAGGAACCAGGTCCTTCAAGCGAAGCTGATGCCGGGGAAAGTGGGACCAAATTGTTGACAGAATAG
- the dnaJ gene encoding molecular chaperone DnaJ translates to MATKRDYYEVLGVQRDANEAEIKSAYRKLAMKYHPDKNPGDQEAEEKFKEAAEAHRVLSDPQQRARYDRFGHAGVGTAAAGGSQGFGDFTNIEDLLGDLFGFRDAFGGGGRRASQVQRGADLRYDLEITLEEAANGVRPRVRIPRLETCETCTGSGAAAGSSPSTCTTCSGTGQIRYQQGFFSVSRTCSACRGTGRMIKNLCKDCRGEGRVQKEKVLEPKIPAGVDTGARIRIQGEGESGMGGGPAGDLYIVIHVKEHETFKRQDNNLYCTVPITISQAVLGTEIKVNTLEGEETLSIPEGTQTDTVFRIRNKGIVSLSGRGKGDLFVSATVVTPTRLSREQRKLFEELAKLESQQTEEGFFDKVKNIFG, encoded by the coding sequence ATGGCAACCAAAAGAGATTACTACGAGGTCCTGGGTGTCCAGCGTGATGCCAATGAGGCCGAAATCAAAAGTGCATACCGTAAACTGGCCATGAAGTACCACCCGGATAAAAATCCAGGTGACCAGGAAGCAGAAGAAAAATTTAAAGAGGCCGCCGAAGCCCATCGGGTATTGTCTGATCCACAACAACGAGCCCGATATGACCGGTTTGGCCACGCCGGAGTTGGAACGGCAGCCGCTGGCGGTAGCCAGGGATTTGGTGACTTTACCAATATTGAAGATTTGCTCGGCGATTTATTTGGGTTTCGGGATGCCTTTGGTGGCGGTGGTCGTCGAGCCAGCCAGGTCCAGCGCGGAGCTGATCTGCGCTACGACCTTGAAATTACCCTTGAAGAAGCGGCCAATGGGGTCAGACCCCGAGTGCGGATTCCACGGCTCGAAACCTGTGAAACCTGTACCGGATCAGGTGCCGCCGCTGGTTCATCCCCCTCAACCTGTACCACCTGTAGCGGCACAGGTCAGATTCGATACCAGCAAGGGTTTTTCAGCGTCAGTCGAACCTGTTCGGCGTGCCGGGGCACTGGCCGCATGATCAAAAATCTATGTAAAGATTGTCGCGGGGAAGGCCGGGTCCAAAAAGAAAAAGTGCTTGAACCAAAAATTCCGGCTGGGGTTGATACCGGAGCTCGGATTCGAATTCAAGGTGAAGGTGAATCGGGAATGGGCGGCGGCCCGGCTGGCGACCTCTATATCGTCATTCATGTCAAAGAACATGAAACCTTCAAGCGGCAGGACAACAATCTCTATTGCACGGTTCCGATTACCATTTCACAGGCGGTTCTCGGCACCGAAATCAAGGTCAACACCCTCGAAGGCGAAGAAACACTGTCTATTCCCGAAGGCACCCAAACCGATACCGTCTTCCGCATTCGCAATAAGGGCATTGTTTCACTTTCAGGTCGTGGAAAAGGCGATTTGTTTGTTTCAGCGACGGTGGTTACCCCAACTCGCCTGTCACGAGAACAGCGAAAACTCTTTGAGGAACTGGCGAAACTGGAGTCTCAACAGACCGAAGAAGGGTTTTTTGACAAAGTGAAGAATATTTTTGGATAG
- the typA gene encoding translational GTPase TypA, producing the protein MKVRQDLRNVAIIAHVDHGKTTLVDSMLKQSGLFRSNERIIDRVMDNMDLERERGITIMAKNTSVEYHGVKINILDTPGHSDFGGEVQRILKMVDGVMLLVDASEGPLPQTRYVLSKALEQNLKSIVVINKIDRQDARPQEVVNEVYDLFIDLDANDDQIDFPIIYAIARDGMAKLSLEEEGNDLRPLFEQIIKTIPPPPDRREEPLQVLVTNIAYDEYVGRLGTGRIVAGEIKMGDQVMLIKRDRQMERHKITQLYTFDGLKRVSCDRAGAGDIIAVAGIEAINIGETIASVENPIPLPLIQIDEPTISMIFSVNNSPFSGRDGKYVTSRQLRERLYKETLGNVSIRVDDTDSPESLKVSGRGELQLSILIEMMRREGYEMQVSKPEVVIRFEDGIKKEPIELAVIDCPDTFIGVVTEAMGRRKGNMTKMVNHGTGRVRMEFEIPSRGLIGFRSEFLTNTKGTGILNTLFLKWGEWSGAITTRLTGALVADRSGEATAYALYGLQERGELFIRPQTPVYEGMVVGENSREVDLDVNVVREKKLTNMRASTSDEAIRLIPFRELSLEQALEFIRDDELVEITPAAIRIRKRVLAANMRPKRKSEES; encoded by the coding sequence GTGAAAGTACGTCAGGACCTTCGGAATGTCGCGATTATTGCCCACGTAGACCATGGCAAGACCACGTTGGTTGATTCCATGCTCAAGCAATCAGGACTCTTCCGCTCGAATGAACGAATTATTGACCGCGTCATGGACAATATGGATCTGGAACGCGAACGCGGCATCACGATCATGGCCAAAAATACGTCGGTTGAGTATCACGGTGTCAAAATCAATATCCTCGACACCCCAGGCCACTCTGATTTTGGCGGCGAAGTGCAGCGCATTCTCAAAATGGTGGATGGCGTGATGTTGCTGGTGGACGCTTCGGAGGGGCCGCTTCCGCAAACGCGATATGTGCTTTCCAAAGCCCTGGAACAAAATCTGAAATCAATTGTGGTGATCAACAAAATTGACCGCCAGGATGCCCGTCCCCAGGAAGTGGTCAATGAAGTGTATGACCTGTTTATTGACCTCGATGCCAATGACGACCAGATTGATTTTCCAATTATCTATGCCATTGCGCGGGATGGAATGGCGAAACTAAGCCTGGAGGAAGAGGGCAATGATTTGCGCCCGCTCTTTGAACAAATCATCAAAACGATTCCGCCGCCCCCAGATCGCCGCGAAGAGCCGCTCCAGGTGTTGGTGACCAATATTGCCTATGACGAATATGTTGGAAGACTCGGAACCGGGCGAATTGTGGCTGGCGAAATCAAAATGGGCGATCAAGTGATGCTCATCAAACGGGATCGGCAGATGGAACGCCATAAAATCACCCAGTTGTACACTTTTGACGGGTTGAAACGGGTTTCGTGTGACCGCGCTGGCGCCGGCGATATCATTGCGGTTGCAGGGATCGAAGCGATCAACATCGGTGAAACCATTGCTTCGGTGGAAAATCCGATTCCGCTGCCGCTGATCCAGATTGACGAACCGACCATCTCGATGATCTTTTCAGTCAATAATTCACCGTTTTCTGGAAGAGATGGGAAGTATGTGACCTCACGTCAGTTACGCGAACGGCTGTATAAAGAGACATTGGGGAATGTTTCGATCCGCGTGGATGACACCGACTCTCCGGAAAGTCTGAAGGTCTCGGGACGAGGCGAACTCCAGCTTTCGATTTTGATTGAAATGATGCGCCGCGAAGGGTACGAAATGCAGGTCTCAAAGCCCGAAGTGGTCATCCGGTTTGAAGACGGCATCAAAAAAGAACCCATCGAACTGGCCGTGATTGACTGTCCCGATACCTTTATTGGTGTGGTGACGGAAGCAATGGGCCGCCGAAAAGGCAATATGACCAAGATGGTCAACCACGGTACGGGTCGAGTTCGCATGGAATTTGAAATTCCTTCACGTGGCTTGATCGGATTTCGCTCGGAATTTCTGACCAATACCAAAGGAACAGGCATTCTCAATACTCTGTTTCTCAAATGGGGTGAATGGTCAGGTGCGATTACGACTCGCCTGACCGGCGCTCTGGTGGCTGACCGTTCTGGGGAAGCAACTGCCTATGCCTTGTATGGGTTACAGGAACGCGGCGAATTGTTCATCCGACCGCAAACCCCAGTTTACGAAGGCATGGTCGTGGGTGAAAACTCCCGCGAAGTGGATCTGGACGTCAACGTAGTTCGGGAAAAGAAACTGACCAATATGCGGGCTTCCACTTCGGATGAAGCCATCCGCCTGATTCCATTTCGTGAATTGTCGCTTGAACAGGCACTCGAATTTATCCGGGATGATGAACTGGTGGAAATTACTCCGGCGGCGATTCGGATTCGGAAACGAGTCCTGGCTGCCAATATGCGTCCCAAACGAAAGAGTGAAGAGTCTTGA
- a CDS encoding alpha/beta hydrolase, translated as MSFCRLIFVVTLVLTACVQVGAGVPQRHTLTGDIRVHPQVQSSFLSQNRDILVYLPPNYEKHTTKRYPVLYMHDGQNLFDGATSFIPGAEWRVDETAQALITAGQIRPVIIVAIYNTRDRIAEYTPTPDPEYPNGGKADLYARMLVEEVKPFIDRTYRTKPDACNTALAGSSLGGLVSLHISLKYPGTFGRVAVISPSVWWDNRVIVNEVSALPARLPFRIWLDIGTQESTSSIPNVRLLRDTLIGKGWMLNQDLKYLEAEGARHNESAWALRVEPILKFLFGPGSTKLRC; from the coding sequence ATGTCGTTCTGCCGATTGATTTTCGTGGTTACCCTGGTTTTGACGGCCTGTGTCCAGGTTGGTGCTGGCGTCCCCCAGCGACACACACTGACGGGTGATATTCGGGTCCATCCTCAAGTTCAGTCCAGTTTTTTATCCCAAAATCGGGACATCCTGGTGTATTTGCCTCCCAATTATGAAAAGCACACCACCAAGCGGTACCCGGTTCTGTACATGCATGATGGCCAAAACCTCTTTGACGGCGCGACGTCGTTTATTCCCGGCGCTGAATGGCGAGTTGATGAAACCGCTCAGGCACTGATCACTGCCGGCCAGATTCGACCCGTCATTATTGTGGCCATCTACAACACTCGGGATCGAATTGCCGAATACACACCAACTCCGGATCCAGAATACCCCAATGGGGGCAAAGCTGATCTCTATGCCCGAATGCTGGTTGAGGAAGTAAAACCCTTCATTGATCGAACCTATCGGACCAAACCGGATGCCTGTAACACCGCGCTGGCAGGTTCCTCGCTGGGTGGTTTGGTTTCATTGCATATCAGCTTGAAATATCCGGGCACCTTTGGGCGAGTTGCCGTGATTTCTCCATCTGTTTGGTGGGATAATCGGGTCATCGTGAACGAAGTTTCAGCTTTGCCTGCCCGGTTACCATTCAGAATTTGGCTTGACATCGGGACACAAGAAAGCACCAGCAGCATACCGAACGTGAGGCTTTTGCGTGATACCTTGATTGGCAAAGGCTGGATGCTCAACCAGGATCTGAAGTATCTTGAAGCAGAAGGCGCCAGACACAACGAAAGTGCCTGGGCACTCCGAGTCGAACCTATCTTGAAATTTCTATTTGGACCTGGAAGCACCAAGTTGAGGTGTTAG
- a CDS encoding imidazolonepropionase yields MTEHLWINAAQLATPTGSPACGAGPMNTLQIIENAAVLVRDGKIAALGATDEVRKITSEQAELHDVGGLTIVPGLVDAHTHPVFAGTRADEYEQRILGKTYKEISAAGGGIRRSVRLTRAATEDQLTELAIHRARSFVSHGTTTIEGKSGYGLSLEDELKLLRVLRTMNQTTPLEVVPTFLGAHEIPDEYRERRDEYLTLLVETMLPAVAKEHLAVNCDIFCEPHVFSLEESRTYLKAAKQLGFGLRVHVDQLTRSGGSQLAAELGAVSADHLEQAEEEELLALKEARVFPVLLPGSVFHLGLKKYPPARRMIELELPVVLATDFNPGSSPSLSLPMAMSLACTQMRMTPGEALTACTLNAAHSLGLGDRIGSLEVGKQADFAVFDVTDYRQIPYYFGTHLVQATVKRGEVVYFKTSL; encoded by the coding sequence ATGACTGAACATCTCTGGATCAATGCTGCCCAACTTGCTACCCCAACCGGTTCACCAGCGTGCGGTGCCGGACCGATGAATACCTTGCAAATAATTGAAAATGCTGCCGTTTTAGTTCGTGATGGAAAGATTGCGGCGCTTGGGGCGACTGATGAAGTCCGGAAAATCACTTCGGAACAAGCCGAACTTCACGATGTCGGCGGGCTGACGATTGTACCTGGGCTGGTTGACGCTCATACCCATCCGGTCTTTGCTGGAACACGGGCGGATGAGTATGAACAGCGAATTTTGGGGAAGACCTACAAGGAAATCTCGGCGGCGGGCGGGGGGATACGGCGTTCGGTTCGGTTGACACGAGCCGCAACCGAAGATCAATTAACCGAACTGGCCATCCACCGGGCCAGGTCTTTTGTGTCGCACGGAACGACAACCATTGAAGGAAAAAGTGGTTATGGGCTCTCGCTCGAAGATGAACTCAAGCTCCTGCGAGTCCTTCGGACGATGAATCAAACCACGCCGCTGGAAGTAGTTCCTACATTTCTCGGTGCCCACGAAATCCCCGATGAATACCGCGAGCGGCGTGATGAATATCTGACTTTACTCGTTGAAACCATGCTTCCAGCCGTTGCCAAAGAACACCTGGCGGTCAACTGCGATATTTTTTGCGAGCCGCATGTGTTTTCACTTGAGGAATCACGGACCTATTTAAAAGCCGCCAAACAGCTTGGATTTGGACTGCGCGTCCATGTTGATCAACTCACCCGCTCTGGTGGCTCGCAACTGGCTGCTGAACTGGGCGCCGTATCAGCCGATCATCTTGAACAGGCTGAAGAAGAAGAACTCCTGGCGCTCAAAGAAGCCCGAGTCTTTCCAGTTTTGCTGCCGGGTTCGGTTTTCCACCTGGGATTGAAAAAATATCCGCCTGCCCGCCGCATGATTGAACTGGAACTCCCAGTTGTACTGGCAACTGATTTTAATCCGGGAAGTTCGCCTTCACTCAGCCTACCAATGGCCATGAGCCTGGCCTGTACTCAGATGCGGATGACACCCGGCGAAGCCCTCACCGCCTGCACGCTCAATGCTGCCCACAGCCTGGGCCTGGGAGACCGGATTGGTTCGCTTGAAGTTGGGAAGCAGGCCGATTTTGCCGTTTTTGATGTCACTGATTACCGACAAATTCCTTACTACTTTGGAACGCATCTGGTGCAGGCAACTGTCAAACGCGGGGAAGTTGTGTACTTTAAGACCAGTTTGTAG